GTTAGCACATTCGAGGTAAGCGGCGGAGCTAATGAGAATTACCGTAACGCCATTAATGGCAATCAAAAATGGTCGCACATTTCAAAGCGCGGTGTGCTTGGCTAACTTCTTTGTTGGGGTTTGTTTAGGTTTTCTGTTACGTGTGTAGTCCGTCCCCACCTTGAGAGGTGGAGTCATGGAAGCAAAAGCGGGGCGGAGGAGGTAGTTTCTCATCGGAAACCCAGGCAGGCAAGGCAGCTAGGTCGGAACTTGGCCGTGGTACGGGGGAGGGGGAGAAATATGCCTTTGAAGTGCTTTGCCGCTGAATGGTGAATTGTGCTACTTCGGGCCTGGAAATACCCACCGCTTTACTTCCTCGGCTGTAGGTGGAGACTCGGCATCCCACCCTCCACCCCCCTCGGTTACTTTAGCGAGCAAAACAGTCGTTTAAAGTGGTGGGACCTGGCGCAGGTAAATTGGTGCAAAGGGCAGTGGTTTTCCAACCGAGAAACTCCTGCGAACGGGTGTAACTTAACCAAGTAGAACGCAGTGTCGATCgaatgcttgtttttatttcctctgTGTGACtgatctttttccccccctacgCAGACCTAGCTGCTGTGCAGGCCGAGGGCAGGCGAGAACAATGGCTACCCACTGTAAGTTTTGAAAAACAGACAGAATGTTCTTATACCTTTTAAGAATGTCACCTTTTTTTTCAGACAGACAAGTACTTACagtaacaacttgtcattactgGCATAACACCCAAATGCATCTTTTTCTAACAGTCTTGCCAGACAAGTTTAACTTAAATATAtcctgaaattattattatagaatTAGAAATctgacaagatttcccaaaaattatGGTCTGTGAAAATGCTTAGTGTGGTTGGACTAGCCACTTCAACCGTACTACAACGCACCAAGAATTTCGAAAATCAGATAAAGACTTCTGAAGGAATTgaggttggttttttttgctttgggggggggggggaaatcacctTTTGGGGCCTGCTTTTTGTGTGTcccctgttttaaaaaaaaaaaaaaataaaattaataaaataaatttggtCAGAAAAATCCACCTTCAAATAAAAcagtgtcaatttaatttttttcatcaatgtaTGTGCTCAAccctttcatttcttctgcgactcggggaaccccttctccaattggctgacaagttgtggttaaaaatatccaccaataagcttgtacgggctgaaattccaaggggTTCTCCATATCGACGTGTCAAAATTACCGTGACATTTCAAACAGTGTCACTCGCCCTAAAACGCAACTTAAATATTGCAAATGGAAGATTCGTGAGAAGAGCGGTGTGGGTGTAGATTAGGTCATGTACTTTAataatctatttatttattttggtgaaTTTATATGTTATGGAGAAATTTAGAAGCAATTGACATGtccttccatgttttttttttttttttttttagaaaattccacaaagattgCATCCATTTGTCACATAGCTACTACAATAATATGGCAGGACAACTGAAGTGTTACTTTATCGCATCATCGCTTCTCTTTACCCTGGActttgttaagaaaaaaaaaaagtaaggatCAGTTATCTAATTAACGGCAGAGCGATCAATAAAAGCTTTGATTTAATGAGGCATTTTCAGTTTCACTGTACAGGTCCTTGTACATACTTGCATATCTTAATCTTTGAGATTATGTAGATATGTTACTGTCAAGATCAACCAGGTTGCCTCTGGGGCCCGACCTCCTCCGCCGCAGCTTCATGACGGGAACGCAGCCAAACACGAGCAGAGTGAAAGGGGTTATTAACGAGATAACATACAGCAGTGAGAGATGCTGATAAAGGAGACCTATAATAAAGCCAGCCGAGTGACATGGCCAAACGCCACTGACCAATTCAAGTCGTGTGGCGCTCTATGTGTGGTTTTGTAACTAGCTTTCATGAGTTGCTGGGCATCTGCAACTAGTTTTGCTGCGATTCTAAATCTTCAATCGCAAGTGAATGGCGCCACAACAGCTATATGATTATATGAGGGGTACCAAGCAAGATTGAGCGTGCCACCACAAAGCTGTAGTtagataatgtaaaaaaaaaaaaaaaacagctaaacttgataattagatttttaaaaagtaaagcgTTATAAAGATTCTTTCTGCCGCCAAAGTGGATGCACAAAGGTTTATGATTATGTGGTCAATGATGAGACTCAGACTCAGCAGGCTGTCAAATATGTCCGGCTGCATCCTGGAGAAATTTTCAAAGGAAGCCTAATCACTGGTCACCACCATCTGTAAACATTCTGTCAAGATTGAAAAATGCCCCTTTATCATTATGAAAACATATGATGCTCTAATCACACTCTTCTTTCATCTCTTTATAATCTGTGACGATAAATAATAGCTACAGCAGCCAGAGCAATCTGCTTTTTCCTTCtatgtggttcaataaaataatataggTGGTGCTTCAAAATCTCCCCccctccacccaaaaaaagaatGCCAGGGGTCACATCACAACAGTGAATTGCTTGCAACTGTCCAAGTTCAGCCATGTTGCAAGATTTGCAGCTGTCTTAAGGCAGcaataacacattttcttattttctttagCTGATTTGATGGAGCTGGACATGGCAATGGGAGACAGTAAGGCTGCAGTGAGCCAGTGGCAGCAGCAGTCTTACCTGGACTCAGGCATTCAGTCTGGAGTCACCACCACAGCACCATCTTTGAGCGGCAAAGGAAACCCTGATATTGAAGAGGATGATCCAACTTTGTATGACTGGGAGTTCAACCAGCCCTTCACTCCTGAGGCCACAGGTATTGATCACCATAAAACATTTAGCGCAAACTTTGTCCTAATAGGTTGTTGTCATCACTTTGTTGTAATGATGTTTTGCTACCGCAGACATCGAAGGCTATGCCATGACTCGTGCCCAGCGGGTGCGTGCAGCCATGTTCCCTGAAACGTTGGAGGAAGGCATCCAGATTCCACCAACACAGCTTGATGCCGCTCATCCCACTGCAGTGCAGCGCCTGGCGGAACCCTCTCAGATGCTGAAGCATGCTGTGGTCAACCTCATTAACTACCAAGATGATGCTGagctggccactcgtgccatcCCCGAGCTTACGAAACTGCTCAACGATGAGGACCAGGTAAGTAGAAACAGACtagccacaacaacaaaaactctaCTATCATCGTTTACCATTACCTTCCCTCCAGGTTGTGGTGAACAAGGCAGCCGTAATGGTGCACCAGTTGTCAAAGAAGGAGGCCTCTCGCCACGCTCTGATGCGTTCGCCACAGATGGTTTCAGCAGTCGTCAGAGCAATGCAAAATACTGGTGATGTGGAAACTGCTCGCTGCTCTGCTGGAACCTTGCACAACCTTTCCCACCACCGAGAGGGCCTCCTTGCCATTTTCAAGTCTGGAGGGATCCCTGCCCTGGTTAAGATGCTTGGGTAGGTAACTAATGGAGGTGTCATGCAACTGCATTTTGGCCCCAAACTTATTTCCTGAGGCGGATAAATAGCCACATAGCAAGAGAAACCCTTACGCTACAGTATTTCCCCCAAACAGCGGTTAGTTCGCACCCCCactgtattgcagatttttcttttttaattttttggtgGTTTTACAGTTAATATATGTTAAAATTctctatgacctgacagtagaatattaatAAAATGAGCTTTTGAAAGAATTACCCCTCTCTGGCCCATCTAATGCCTCaaattttattgtaatattattttaaaacttggcACGGAgggacaagaatagccaatcagagtGTAGTGACAGGAGACGTGACCGACTAGTCAGTCAATCATTTCGGGGACAGGGTCTGAAATGAGGCTACTTTCAAATATTGGTAGCAGTTAGAAATCTGctttaacttactgtaattcctTCACATTTGGGGAAAGGGAGCCACAGATGTGATACACTGGGAGAACAATACAACTCAAACACAGTGAGCGCACTCATGTAAGAGCTGATGTttgccacagctcacacccagacactcagAAGCAGACTCACTGATGTCACACGCCAGCCAACCAGGCGCCGCCTCTTAAAAACACAGGACATTATATGTACACCATTTTGTATACATGTTATGCAGTttgcaatttgcatttttttctaatatgtttgaaatgtgtttcgtagtgttgttgttgtttttttatataagtaacctctcgcccgaagatagctgtgatgggcgccagcacgcccgcgaccctagtgaggataagcggtaaagaaaatggatggatggaattttaaatgtttaaatttggtgggaagggggaagttagaaaacaaatatatggTCTCGCTATTGCAGAGTTTCACCTATTACAGGTAGTTCTGGAACAAATCCCCCGCAATTAACGGGTTCACTGTATACACAAATTATAATCCATATCGCTGTGTGTGTGGATTTCATAAGTAGAACAGTCATTAGTGCTTTTGTTAAAGAAATGCAGCTAAGTGCAAGCTCTGAGGAGGAGAACCATCTGGCACAGTTCATTGGTCATTTCGGCTCCAAACTGGGCCAAACTAATCTAAATGGAAATGCAGTTGGAAGATAGCAGCTCAGCAGAAGGCTTTTGGTGTATAAGTGTGTGGGGCAATCATCACAAGCATGCAGTGTGCTGTGTGCCCCAGAAATGCACTTCAGTACAGGCTCTGTGTCTGTGTATTTGATTAATGTTATTAAATGTCACCAAATATAATCTTATCCATTATTTCACAATTAACATGCTTAATTCCTAATAGTTCAATGCACCTAGAAAAAGAACACTGGCCATTTGAATCTTATGTATATTATATGTAATAGTTTATGAACTGTCTTTCAGTTCACCAGTGGACAGTGTGTTGTTCTACGCCATCACCACGCTCCATAACCTCCTGTTGCACCAGGAAGGAGCCAAGATGGCCGTTCGCCTGGCTGGAGGACTGCAGAAGATGGTGGCTCTGTTGTCCAACACTAACGTCAAGTTCCTCGCCATCACAACGGACTGCCTGCAGATTCTTGCTTATGGCAACCAGGAAAGCAAGGTATTgtatacaatgttttttttgtgtggatttgATTAGTTTGTTTTACGTGTACTATTACAGACTCTGTAAGAGATTGGTAACTTATTCAAAAACAACCTGAAGCATTGACAAgatgtcagagtagtttgagatcatttaaatgtaaatctGTCTTTGTTGCAGTTGATAATTCTAGCCAGTGGTGGTCCCCAAGCTCTGGTCAACATCATGAGGACCTTCACATATGAGAAACTCTTATGGACCACAAGCAGAGTGCTCAAGGTCCTCTCTGTTTGCTCCAGCAACAAACCTGCAATAGTCGAAGCTGGTAAGTTCATCCTCCAGGTGGAAAAATACAAACCAAATACAGAGGCAAATTTTGTCCAGTTTTTCAGGTTTCAGAGTTGTAGTTTGCTACTACAATATAGATGGTATGCtgtataataaatacaattgtgtTGATTGCTTTTCTGTGTGTAGGAGGGATGCAGGCCTTGGGACTCCATCTGACTGACCCTAGCCAGCGTTTGGTCCAAAACTGCCTCTGGACTCTGAGGAACCTTTCAGATGCTGCCACTAAGCAGGTACAACACATTTAGTCTTCCTTAGAGGCTATTTTCTCATCAGTAATAGGATTgacaaaatgtgatgtaaatgtGATTCAACTTCTTCCAGGAGGGAATGGAGGGTCTTCTGGGCACCCTGGTCCAGCTGCTGGGAAGCGATGACATCAACGTTGTTACGTGTGCGGCTGGCATCCTCTCCAACCTGACCTGCAACAACTACAGTAACAAACTTATGGTCTGCCAGGTATATGACTTTTTcttgttaatttatttcacTTGCATATTTCCTTACCTGTAACACCTATCCAGTGTTTTTCAACCttagaaaaaatgaaaaaaatatctcacagtactggttgggaatcactgacctAACCTACCAAATGTTGTGACCCTTATCAGGTTGGAGGTATTGAGGCCCTTGTGAGGACAGTACTCAGGGCAGGCGACAGAGAGGACATCACAGAGCCGGCTGTCTGTGCACTGCGCCACCTTACCTCCCGCCACCAGGATGCCGAGATGGCCCAGAATGCTGTGCGCCTTCATTACGGCCTTCCTGTTGTTGTCAAACTACTGCACCCCCCGTCTCATTGGCCACTAATCAAGGTCTTGTACCTTTTAACTCATAACCAGCTTCACACCCCCCACAACCAGTTTTaattcagattaaaaaaaaatagctttttttacCCCCCTCTGCAACTAGGCTACAGTTGGTCTGATTCGCAACCTGGCCCTTTGCCCGGCCAATCACAGCGCTCTTCGAGAGCAGGGAGCCATTCCACGCCTGGTCCAGTTGCTTGTCAGGGCTCACCAGGACACCCAGAGGCGCACCAGCATGGGAGGAAACCAGCAGCAGTTTGTGGTGTGTAACCAGGCCTGCAAAAAGAGCATTATTTATTGTGCAGTAGGGCAGCTGGACGATATGACCTTAAAATATctgacccccccccaccaataatatgatttctgattttaatatttttttccccactttgctTATACAAAAAGCGAGTGACAGTATTCCACTTTTGTTTCCCCCATCTCTGAGATTTGCTTATTTTTTCCTGATACCAACAGAGCTCTCAAGCATTTTTCCGTGCAATTTTTCCACAACCTTAACTTCCACAGAGGGGGCTGTTGTTCACTTCATTCAAGCAGAGCACACCACCTTTAATTGGCATGTGCTTGTGTAGAatgtgtggatggtgacctcaagtggactaataaaatacctgcacctctctaAAGTTCCACATATTGGCATTGAATTTCATAGATGAAACTTACATTGAATATTTGAAAGTACTTCGCAGCTTTCATTTATTACTGGAGTTTTCTGGAACATAACCCCTGCGATAAATGAGGGTTTACTGTAAACACGAGCCTTAGATATATGTTCAACAACCTAACATCATAAAATGAGCCATCAAACTGCTTTGCTTGGCTGGTGCATATGCCGGTTGCCAGCTCTCTCATGGTCTTTTCTCTGGTCGTACAGGTGAGGCAAGCTAAgctctgcaaaatatttgcagcttggtAGCACATACCTCAGGTCAAACATTTCCACCATTCTGATAAAACACTGCTTTTGCAACTTCTACTGTAAATGGGCACTATAACTTCAGACAATGTTCGGCGTGAGTACCTCTGATTGCCTACAATGTGAAAATTATTCTGCACGTGTCTGTTACCTAGTGGGAGTTAAAGTTTCTCTATGTTCGCAGCCATGTAGGTGGAAGTAGTATGTCAGTGTGGATGTGATTTGAACTACAAaagcacccaaaaaataaaatgataaaaaacaagttgtcctgacaaatttgaatgactaGATAAAATCGATCAATCGTCCAGCCCATGTGTTCAAACTCTTTGCAAGGTTTGCTTAAACCCCCCCCCGTGTGATCCCATATACAGGAAGGTGTGCGTATGGAAGAAATAGTGGAAGGTTGCACAGGAGCACTGCACATCCTTGCACGGGACATCCACAACAGAATTGTCATCAGAGGACTTAACACCATTCCACTCTTTGTGCAGGtgaattaaaaatcaaactaCAGAGATTCACATGGCATTCGTTAGTGGATGTATTCGATAATAGTAGTAAGTTGGAATGTTCAAGTATTCTGTATTCCATGCTATTGAATTCCTCCTGTGCACTTGTCATTCACGATCTACGAATCTGTTCCGGTCCTGTCCAGTTGCTGTATTCCCCAGTGGAGAACATCCAGCGTGTGGCTGCCGGCGTGTTGTGCGAGCTGGCTCAGGACAAGGAGGCGGCAGAGGCGATCGAAGCCGAGGGAGCCACCGCACCGCTCACTGAGCTGCTGCACTCTCGTAACGAGGGTGTTGGTAAGTGGATTTGCTCCCATGTGAACGGAGAAACTTCTTGTGGGTCAAATTGTCActtagctcctcctcctccctacAGCCACCTATGCCGCAGCCGTACTGTTCCGCATGTCTGAAGATAAGCCCCAGGACTACAAGAAACGTCTGTCAGTGGAGCTCACCAGCTCTTTGTTCAGAACTGAGCCCTTGGCCTGGAATGAGGTGCATACAAAATCTGTGTACACGTCATGTTATTTTACACAGTTTTTCTAATGTGTTGAAGCCAAATTAGGACTCAGGTGTGCTGGTTCATGCacaatcttttttattttttcagactGGAGATCTTGGACTGGATATGGGGGCTCAGGGAGACCCTCTAGCTTACAGGCAGGATGGTGAGCGCGCTCTCTTACAGTACTTTGTACTTTCTCTCATTTAACAcatacaatggtaccttgacttgttGTGCCCCGACCTAAGAGTTTttacaagacacacatacaTCATGTCGCTCGatcgattttatttatttctcgacatacaaataaatgtagTTTTGAGCTCGGTCATGGAAAGCTTTGTATCTCGAGAATGTCATTTCTGTGTAAATGCAACCATTTGCAGACTTAACAGATGatcctgatgtttttttttttttttttttgtcccccgcCCCTTCCCCCTATTGCAGATGGAGCATACCGGGCCTATCCCGGAGGCTACGGTCAAGACACCCTACTGGACCCCATGATAGAGGGGGCAGACTACCACGCCGACGCTCTGCCCGACCTGGGCCACCACACCGATCCCCTTCCAGACCTCGGTCACAGCCAGGACCTGATGGACAGCAACCAGCTGGCCTGGTTTGACACCGACCTGTAGGATTGGTGAGCGTCACTTCCACCAAATTCTTAACCGTCCACTTTATAGCTTTAAAAGCAATATCAACGGCAACACTGTTGAAATGTTGTCCTGTGctcttttgcagttgttttgatAGAGCCTGCATTGTGATTGGCCTGTAACCTGTATTGTCTGAAgcagcattttgattggctgtgtAAAGTTGTGAAGGTATAGGAAGGAACAAGGGGTGTTGGAAAGTGCCTGACACCAGAAAATAAAGAAGATGGTTGCCATGTGAATGTTTTAGTAAGTTGAGAAGCGAGGCGGTTGGGTGGGTGGTGGATGAAAGGGGCTCGAATTAACTACAATGGATGTGACATCACAAGATGGATGTCTTGGGGCAGGTTACCTGTTTGGTTGAGTGCACACGAGTTGGACTTAAAGTTGGTAACATGTTTTAGCCTTGCCTGTATTATCCTGTTTCAGTTCTActttttgtattctatttttttattttttttgtattattcattCTGTCATGGTACTGACCCAGCTTGCCTTCACACTAGCCATCTTAATTTTGTCTTCAGTgctaatcatctttttttttttttttttttttttttttttttttttttacacaaacgtATATTACATGTAGTGTTAAGTTATAGTGATACTATACAATGTTTCTTTGGTTTTTGGCAGAATGTGTAGAACACTAATAATCAGTTGTACTCTGACTTAAAATGTAactgtgtagtttttttttataatcaaaAATGGAGGATGAAACATTCTAAATATGTGCTTCTTTAAGCATAAACTGTCAGTGTCACATGTTCTAAAGAGATCAAATTGTGGGATTTGTTGGGGATAAATCTAGAGAAAAGTTTTATATACATTCACCTGGTAGGTTACTATTTTGTATGCTATCATTGGGTGTCTGATAGAAAATTGGTTGCCGCTATCAAAAGGTAGCCAGGTTGACGAACAAGTTGAGAGTTCTGCTGTTTCTTTTGGAGACGAGGTTGTGACACGGCTgaacaataaagtcattttatttcatttagtcTCTGTCCTTCCATCTGTCGTTATTTTAAGAGGCTCTTGTCACTTCCTCTTAGTAGGTACCACAACTTAGTTTTAGCTTTTGAAACTGAATTGGATTGTTGCCGACTGCAAATgtgctgtattattattattattattatttttttaaaaggtcttTGGATGGAGGaataaagacaaatacaatATGAAATATAATTATTCCTCAGGTTTatcctcataaaaaaaaaaaaaattccaactcATCTTAATTATTTAAAAGAGTGTTCAATGTGTTAAAAGCTTGGTGATGTAATGTCCTTTTTAGGTCAGTAGGTGGCCGTAAGTGACTGACTTTCCAAACGTCTAAAATGGTCAAATTGCCCCGATTAGACGAGGATGGGAACTTTGGGCcacataaattatatattttttaacaacattttaaattaatatttagaattcttttttttttttttttttttaaactggtgtttatatatatttttttcaatgtaatttaCACCTGGGGGTGGGCATCCAAACAAATTTTCCTGGGCAAGTGTTGTTTGTTGAGGATAAGTTGTCAAGGTTGGAAAACTTCCATCTGACTTTCTCAGCAACATTACAGTGGCATTAACCCATCTGTTAGCTTTGTTTCTTAGGACCAGCGGTAATGTTCCTGGGTCAGTTTGAACCAGTTTAATCCGCCATAAATGTCAGAAACTCGACCAATGCTCCAATTACCTTCACCAATAACATTTCTGGGTCACTTTTACCCTCCTCACATTTTATTATCCAATAGTGtctgaaacaaaacaacaataaaatcccAATCAACATTGTTTGTATCTCAACTACTCACTGTTTCAATGAATAGTTTTATATTTGATGACACATAAGCCacgcttttgatttttttttttttcttctttaaaatgGATCAGTTGGGCCAGCAAACGTAACAGGAGGGGTCAGAGTAAAGCCTCTCTGCATTGCATCCACCCTCGTCACTTTGGATGACCTCTTCTTCTCCCCATCCAGCCTGTGCCACTTGTACAGATGACAGCATGGCAATGATGCCCAGTAGCTGATGTCGCCATCCAGGCCAAGGCATTGTTTCATCCCTTGAATGAAACACTTCCTTCTCGCATCACAAGGGCCACTTTCTTTTCATCTTTATCAATAAAGGCCACATTTTTATCTGCTTGGAGACTTTGCCAGTGGTGCATTGGATCTTCGCTGATTCCATATGGACGTTTGGCAGAGAGGCCTCAACAGCGCTTAGGTACAATACTCTGATTTGTTGATAATATCACGTGTCAAAGCAGACATCTCGGAGGCACTGCAGTGTGAGGAGGGGAATAACCACACAGTCTGACTTCCTTTACTATAAATATCAGATTTTCCAACATAAAAGTAGATGAGAGCCAGTTTAGATCTATATTTTTTGTTGGCCACTAAGCACAcactaaagcaaataaagtgtgTCTACTTCATATTTTTTGCTAAATGGTTTCGTCGttttcattttggcaaaaaATCTGTACCACAATAGGGAATTTTCTTCACTTTAATATTTGAGttattaaaagcatttattgTCACCAAAttgggaccgagccctgccccGAAAATCTGCAATTGATGCCCCCtgaggtttgtaattgcctatagatgctaTAAGattgcagcaaagcactacttttatctAAACGAAACTCCTCAACTTCAACTTAGTTCTTTGGCACCCAGATGCCACGAAATGATGCAAggtaatacagtggtgccttgagatgtcAGTTTATTTCGTTCAGTGACAACGCTCGTAACTCCAATcacgtatctcaaatcatccctttttaaaaaatccccTAAATCCAGAAAATGTTCCAAACTCATATCGTGAATGTTACTTTtcgtttgggggggggggggggggggccttcaGGCCTAGCGACACCACTGTTGCGAAGTGAGTTcaattcactgccaccatacagtgctcgtagTCTTAAATTTTGCTCATAAGTCaaagcttgtatctcaaggcactccTGTACAACCAAGTCTCCCATGTGTTTGGATCCTGTAGGAACAAGAAAATTCTTTTCTCCCTCTCCAGTGGCAGATATTCTCCGGGTGGGTGTCTCGGTGGACAGCCACATTCCTGCCAGGGTTCAAAGATATCTGGCGTGTGTATGTCCCACAGCACTCGTGCATGGGCACCATTGTTTGACCCCCCCTTGTgacgctcctcctcctccaccttccCGCCCAGGGATCAAATCTGAGTCTCTGTTGTGTGCGTGAGGACACGAGCAGTATGTGGTCGACCCACTCTCGGCATTCCTGCGCCCTGCCTCTGAGAGGCCAGTGGGACTGACACAAGGAGTGCTGTGTACTGTGTGACATGAGTGAACAAACACGGCGAACCATATTTTCACTGTTTGGACTGGAAACTCAACAGCAATCTATGATTTTGTTACTATATGGTTACTGTTATACTGGTTACTGTTAAAAGATTATTGCATACTGTGTTGTGAAGAAGCATGTGCACAGCCAATGAAGTGAGAGAAAGGAAccgatatacagtggtgccttgaggtacaagTGACACGACTAGTTTGTAGTTTTTCAAGCTACAAGGTGTCATTCGgaccattttttatttcttgaatgcaactcccagttgaagattactgtcaaacgaaacataaaacTGGGAGAATCACACATGTATTTAGAACCACGTAGCCTTTCGTCCGCTAGCTtattgctaatgctaacacaatggGAAATGCATATGTAATTCTTTCAGCaaatgatatttgaacacaaacggtgcagcaacacatttactTGTTCACTATAACATGACttagtcatatattctttatcctttacGTGGAGCTGAGACAAGATGAACAATGGCCATTCAAATGCAGCGTGACAAAAAcggtataattatttttaattatgtcactgctg
This is a stretch of genomic DNA from Phycodurus eques isolate BA_2022a chromosome 20, UOR_Pequ_1.1, whole genome shotgun sequence. It encodes these proteins:
- the LOC133396042 gene encoding catenin beta-1-like; amino-acid sequence: MATHSDLMELDMAMGDSKAAVSQWQQQSYLDSGIQSGVTTTAPSLSGKGNPDIEEDDPTLYDWEFNQPFTPEATDIEGYAMTRAQRVRAAMFPETLEEGIQIPPTQLDAAHPTAVQRLAEPSQMLKHAVVNLINYQDDAELATRAIPELTKLLNDEDQVVVNKAAVMVHQLSKKEASRHALMRSPQMVSAVVRAMQNTGDVETARCSAGTLHNLSHHREGLLAIFKSGGIPALVKMLGSPVDSVLFYAITTLHNLLLHQEGAKMAVRLAGGLQKMVALLSNTNVKFLAITTDCLQILAYGNQESKLIILASGGPQALVNIMRTFTYEKLLWTTSRVLKVLSVCSSNKPAIVEAGGMQALGLHLTDPSQRLVQNCLWTLRNLSDAATKQEGMEGLLGTLVQLLGSDDINVVTCAAGILSNLTCNNYSNKLMVCQVGGIEALVRTVLRAGDREDITEPAVCALRHLTSRHQDAEMAQNAVRLHYGLPVVVKLLHPPSHWPLIKATVGLIRNLALCPANHSALREQGAIPRLVQLLVRAHQDTQRRTSMGGNQQQFVEGVRMEEIVEGCTGALHILARDIHNRIVIRGLNTIPLFVQLLYSPVENIQRVAAGVLCELAQDKEAAEAIEAEGATAPLTELLHSRNEGVATYAAAVLFRMSEDKPQDYKKRLSVELTSSLFRTEPLAWNETGDLGLDMGAQGDPLAYRQDDGAYRAYPGGYGQDTLLDPMIEGADYHADALPDLGHHTDPLPDLGHSQDLMDSNQLAWFDTDL